A region of Jannaschia sp. W003 DNA encodes the following proteins:
- a CDS encoding COQ9 family protein encodes MRTDLADRIVDAMLPDVPFDGWSERAFRRAVAAEGLAPAEARRALPRGALDAALRFHERGDELMVERLRAEDLEPMRYRDRVAHAVRVRLEIAGAHPEAVRRGATLLALPVHAGEGLRAGWRTADAIWEALGDRSDDVNWYTKRATLQGVYAATLLFWLGDHSEGHRDTWSFLDRRIDDVMRIEKAKAQVRASPALSRLFAGPAALLAKVRAPGRMPRGDLPGYWAPPAAPPTAEAAPEAAATPSVAPASPIPPRPAD; translated from the coding sequence CGAGCGCGCCTTCCGACGCGCCGTGGCCGCCGAGGGCCTCGCCCCCGCCGAGGCCCGCCGCGCGCTGCCCCGCGGCGCGCTGGACGCGGCCCTGCGCTTCCACGAGCGCGGCGACGAACTGATGGTCGAGCGCCTGCGCGCCGAGGATCTCGAACCCATGCGCTACCGCGACCGCGTCGCCCATGCGGTGCGCGTCCGGTTGGAGATCGCCGGCGCGCATCCCGAGGCGGTGCGCCGGGGCGCCACGCTGCTCGCCCTGCCCGTCCACGCCGGCGAGGGCCTGCGCGCCGGCTGGCGCACCGCGGACGCGATCTGGGAGGCGCTGGGCGACCGCTCCGACGACGTGAACTGGTACACGAAGCGCGCGACCCTGCAGGGGGTCTACGCCGCGACCCTGCTGTTCTGGCTGGGCGACCACTCCGAGGGGCACCGCGACACCTGGAGCTTCCTCGACCGGCGCATCGACGACGTGATGCGCATCGAGAAGGCCAAGGCGCAGGTGCGCGCCTCGCCCGCGCTCTCGCGCCTCTTCGCGGGGCCGGCCGCGCTGCTCGCGAAGGTGCGCGCGCCGGGTCGGATGCCCCGTGGCGACCTGCCCGGGTACTGGGCACCGCCCGCCGCGCCGCCCACCGCCGAGGCGGCTCCGGAGGCCGCCGCGACCCCCTCCGTCGCGCCCGCGTCGCCAATCCCGCCGCGGCCCGCCGATTGA